CGCAGTTCGGTGAGCGCCTTGCGATCGAGCGATGGCTGGGCATCGATATCAAATGTATCCAGGCTTTTGAGCGTTGGGAAATGCGCAAGTTTTGTACGGGTGACTAAGCCGCGTTCGGCGCGGAGCGCGAGTTCGTCGCCGAGCAGCGAGTCGAGTACATCGAGGTGCGAGAGTTCGCGTTGCGCAGCACGCTGTAGATGCTCGTCCAGCCGCTCTCTCGCCGTTGTGAGCTTAAGCGTTTCGAGTTGACGGCGCACGCGATGGAGGAGTAGTTCGCTCATATGGCCACCTGATCATAGACGGCGAGCGACCTTTGCTCTACGGCGATGGCCGGAATGCGGGTGGATCGCCGCGATAGCCTGGGAACGGGGCACCGGCGATAGCACAGTTGTGAAAGCAGGCCGCGTTTTGCGACGCCGGCATTGACGAAGCTTTGCAAGATCGGCGCGACGACATCGCGGCCGAACTCGTCATGACGGTCGAGCACTTCGCGAAGTACGGCTAGCGGCGCATGCGGCGCCCGTTTCTCGACGAGAGCGGCGTAGCAGTGGCCGAGATCACCGAACTCACGGGCAATATGCTGCGCCAACTCAGCGAAACGATCATGCCGCGGCGCAAGCGGTTTGGGTAAATGGGACGGGTCCTGCACGAGAAGCGCGCCGATCGGCGCATAGTGATGCTGCCAAATAGCCTTTCCATCGGCCATGATCGTAAGGCCATCACGACGTAGTTGTAACATGACCGGCATGCGGGCGAATTCTTCAGGAACCGAGTAGCGAACGCCGCGGTAATGCACTAGGCCGTAGGCGTCGGCGACACGCGGCTCTTCGAGAACAAGATCGTATTCTGGCACGCTCTTCAAGAGCGGTTGTTCGGAGGCGAGACGGCTTTGTGGCGTTTGTTTGGTGATGCGATGAACCCGACGATTTGCCCGTTCGACCAGCCACTGCTCGGCTTCGGCGTTAAGCAAGTCGAGATCACGTGCATTGCGGCCGATAAAGAACCGTTCGCGCACGTAACGCACCATGCGTTCAACGCGGCCTTTGGTTTTCGGACGCGCGGGCCAACAGGCTTTCGGCATGAACTGATGGGCGACGGCAAACTCTTCGTATTGCTTGTTCCAGACGACGGTTTTACCAGCCCGAGAAGCAACCGCCGTTTTGAGGTTGTCGACCAGCACCTCGTTGGGAACACCACCGAAGAATGTGAAGGCATGACGATGGCAATCGAGCCAAGTCAGCATCTGCATGTCGGTCGTGAAACGCACGAAGAGTGCGCGCGACCACGCAAGCACTGCGACGAAGACATAGACTTTCATGCGCTGCGGGCCGCAGTCGATCACGCCGAGCTCACCCCAATCAACTTGCATCTGCTGACCTGGCCGCACGAAGAATCGCTGTTCGGCCGGCTGAGGGCGACGCCGTAGCGGTTGCAGATGATCTTTGAGCGCGGTGCGGCCGCCGGTATAGCCGATCAACTGCAGTTCATCGAATATCCGTTCGCCGGTCCACAGCGATTTGACCGGATCGGCGAGCCACGCCGAGATCGTATCCACGTAGGGCACGAGTTTGAGGCCCTTGAGCCGTTTGCGCTTGCCGGTCGGCGGCTGCGCACTACGCAACGCACGACGTACGGCGTTGCGGCTGACGCCGCGCAGGGCGGCGATTTTGCGGATGCTGAGGCCCTGTATCCGTAGAGTATGAAAATCCATCCAACGCTCCGAACGAGTGATGGCGAGCTCCTTCCGTAGGCGATGCTAGACACATCAGCCTGTATTCGGAGGGGGCTCGTCCCGTTTCCGGGCTACCGGCCCGGGTCGGAGGTGGGTCCGCCTTACCGCGGCGGAAGTGGGTTCACCTTATCGCGGCCGCAACATCCGGCACCAGTAGCGCCTACACGCCCGCTCTGTGCGACGAACACAACTAGCCGAACATGCGGGAGAAAACACCGAAGACCCGATGGAAGCCGTACAAGCCTGTTGCGCTCGCCCCAACAATACCAAGTCCGCCGCACGAAACGAGGATTCGCGCGATGAGCACATCGGTATCCGCGGGCGGGAAGCTGATCATGACATCGCTTGCGGTCAGCGGCCATAGTACGCCGCTCCCATGCACATAAAACGCGACGCTGATGACAAGCCCTACGAGCGACATGACCAGCAGCGTAATCGGGGTTGCATTAGTGAGCCATTCGCGCGTCGGTGCCCAAAAATGCGCAGCGATCAACAAACAGACACCCGCCGACATCAAACCTGCGATTTGACAAACGATGTTCACGACATCCCAGAATTCGTTGAAATGCATCGCCGCGTTATGCTCCCGCCGTCGACTGTTTGCGATTGTTAGCAAACTTCGACTTCACGAGAGGTTGGAGCTGCTGCAACTCGTAGGGTGACTTGCCTTTTTGTGGCCCAAATACGCGCGCAAATAGGGCGGGGTGCAACGTATGGGCTAGTTCCAAGAACTGCAACGCATCCGCGTTATCGCGCATCTGTTCTGCGGCAAATGCCGATTGAAATTCCTCAGCAAAATCCGTTGCCGCCGACCGCGCTAACACCATTCCGGGATGCGCGATCAGTGCTTCTCGCTCCTGAAACGCAGCCTGCGTTGCACCGACTCTGTCTAGGCAATCTGCAGCATCCGCGTGCAACACGCGGCCAAGAAGTCCGCTCACCTTCGATCGATCAACGACAGGGCCATATCGCCCGAGCCACGTCGAACAGGAGGCCCGCGACGGCACCGGCGTACGAGCATTATGATCGATCCCTATGTGCATCCGACTACCCGCGTGGAGAGCCTGGTATTCGGCCCGCGTGCGAAATGGATCCCATAGCGTCCCTACGACCTGATCGTCTATTGATGCCTCCTGGTAATCCCCGGCCGCATACGCTTGCTTAGCCTGTACGCTAACGACCGCGACACCAGCGAGGAACACGGCGACAACCATTGCGACTGAAACCAGCAAGCCCTCGCCTACACCTTTTGCCGTTTTTAGTAACTTCTTCGCCAGGCTTGGGCTCGGCTCGTCAGTGAATTCAAAGAGTTCCCCGATCGAGAGATGGACGGCCGCCGCGATGCGGTACGCCACGTCGATCGTTGGACTCACTCGATGTTGTTCGATGAGTCGGATGGTTTGCCGCGTCACATTCGCGCGCACCGCTACCTCCTCGCGAGATAAGCCCTGCTCCTCACGGACGCGCTGGAGGCAATTTCGGACAGCCATAGTGGTCACCTCAGGTAAAAAGACGGGGGAGCGTAAAATCTTTTTCACACTCTCCCCCACAGCATAGCGCATCTTCGCCTGTCTGGCAAATATATTTTACCGCCGCCGCTTAAGTGCTGGTTGAATCCCACCGGGCCGATTAAACGGGACTACGCGCCTATTAAACGTCAGACCGAGACTTTAGCGTCAAACCTGGAATAGTCGGTATAACGCTAGATGGGAGCAAGAGGTGGACGACCAAATTTTCTCAGCGCTGATTCCCGACGCGAACGCAACGACTCGCACGAAGATCGCGGAGACGCTCCGAGTATTCAACGAGCGCACCTTGCGGTTTGCTGCCGAGCAGGGCATCCAGGTTACGCCCCTCCGGCGAGGCGAGCCATACGCCCAGGCGCCACCGGCGCTGGTAAGGCTGCGGATCGACATCCGGCCCCGCAGGCCGGACTCTTCGTGGTTGAGGAACGCGCCGTGTATGTTAGGAGCGGTCAGCTATGACGATCGGCCACGAGTTCGGGGCATGCTTTTGACTGCGCTCTCGGTGACGGCGTGTATCTCTCGGTAGTTCTGTAGAGTCTCAGAAGCTTCTGTGATCCACAACTACCCAGGGACACCGTCTTTGGAAAATGCCAACTACTTTAGCGCAGTGACGTGCTCTTCGGGATTTCACACGAATTTATCCATGGTCGCTCTGGGCAAGCGCCCTTTCGCGCGATTCTGCCGCTAAATTTTGCCCAATCGCATGACTTTTGTACAGTCGCATCCTCTTCTGTTCAGTCGCACCGACTTCTGATCTTCACACCCAGCCTTGCCTTCGCCTACCGCAAGCCGTATAGTGGTGGGCAGTGGTGGAAAGTGGTGCCACAGGGAGGGGTAAGGTGCACGCGGAGCTACCGCGGTTTACGGGATCGGTCGAACACGCTCTTGATGAAAAAGGGCGTCTGATCGTTCCTGCCCGCTTCCGCGAGCGGTTGGGGGCCGGTTTCGTGCTCACGATCGCCGAGCCCGACCCGTGCCTGGCCCTGTTTCCTAGCGCCACCTGGGCCGCGTTCTGCACCCGCTTAGAGGAGGCCCCTCGTAAGGACGAGCGCTTCCGCCGGTTCGTGCGCCATCTGTTCGCCCATACAGAGGAAGTCACGTGCGATGCCCAGGGGCGGCTGCTCATCCCCGCCCAGCTCCGCGCCTACGCCTCGATCGACCGCGAGGTTATCTCCATCGGCACCCTCACCCGTGTCGAAATCTGGGCCAAGGAACGCTATAACGCCTACGCCGCTCCGGAGGGCGAGGTGGCCGAATTCATGGCCGACCTCGGGTTGTACTAGTGTGCGCGCATGAGTCATATCTCCGTCATGCTCGAACCGGCGCTGGAGTATTTAGCGATCCGGCCGGATGGGATTTACGTCGATGCGACCTTCGGTGCGGGTGGGCACACGGCGGCGATGCTGCAGCGGATCTCGGGTGGGCGAGTGATTGCGCTCGATGCCGACCCGGGTGCGGCCGAACGCGCAGCGCAGATCGCGCACCCGCGTCTCACCTTCGTCAACGCCAACTTCCGCGAACTCTCGCGCGTCCTTTCGGGCCTGAACATTCCGTCGGTCGATGGGGTGCTCTTCGATTTAGGAGTGTCGTCGATGCAAGTAGATGAAGCGCAACGCGGCTTTTCATTCTCCAAGTCTGCGCCGCTCGATATGCGCATGAATCCCTATGAAGGGCGCAGCGCCTACGATGTGCTTGCAACCGCGAGCGAAACGGAACTTGCGGATATTTTCTTTCACTTCGGCGAGGAACGCGCGGCGCGGCGCATCGCGCGCGCGGTCGTCGATCGGCGCAATTCCGGGCGGCTTCCGGAAACCACCACCGAGTTTGCGCAGATGGTCGCGGGCGTCGTGCATCGGCCGGGGCATCGCGAGCGCGTGCACCCGGCGACGCGCGTCTTTCAAGCGTTGCGCATCGCCGTCAACGACGAGCTCGGGGCGCTCAAAGAGGGCTTGAATGCGGCGACCGGCGCGCTGCACGAAGCGGGGCGCATCGTCGCGATCAGCTTTCATTCGCTCGAAGACCGCATCGTCAAGCAGACGTTCCGCGACGACGAGCGCCTACAGGTGTTAACCAAAAAACCGATCGGCCCAAGCGACGATGAGATCGGCGAAAATCCCCGCGCACGCAGCGCAAAGCTGCGCGCGGCGCAACGGAAGGCGAGCTAATGGTACACGCAAGGCAACTGGAGGCCGAACCGCGGATTCGCAATCCGCGCAGCGCCCGCACCGCTACGCAAACGCGCATCGTTCGCAACGGGCGGGCCCGATATGCGAACATCGTCCGCGTCAGCGCGGTGCTCGGCGTCGTGTTGGCGATGCTGATGGGCTACGTGATGCTCACGTCGAATGTCACGAGCATGACGTACACCTTGGCAAACGCTCGAGAGCAACGCGACGCGCTCCAGGAGCAGACCGCTCGCTTGGACGATCGCTTGGCCGATCTGCGCTCCGAGGAACGGCTCGCTCGCATCGCCCGCCAGTTGCACATGCACGAACCGCAGCAATTCGCCTTGGTCACCCTGGGCACGCCGCCGGTAGTCGCGCAGAGCACCGCACACCTTACCATGCTCTCGTCGCTCGCCGGGTGGCTGCATCGCAATCCGCACGTGCAGGAGCGGTAAAATCACGCGCCGGAGCGCCGCCTAGTGCATAACCGTGCGTTCGCGCGCATCGCACCGATGCGCGCGAAAGTCTTTTTCTACATCATGGCCGCCGTCGCGGTCTTTCTTGCATGGCGGCTCTATAGCGTTCAGGTGATGCAAGGCCCCGTGCTTGCGCGCGAGGCGCTCGCGCAACGCTCCGATACCGTCGATGTGTTCGCGCGCCGCGGCAGCATTCTCGATCGCAACGGCGCCGTGCTCGTGCGTTCGTTGCCGTCCGAAAGCGTGTATGTCGTCCCGCACGACATCACCGATCCCGATCTCGCGGTCCAAAAGCTGCAGGGCATCTTCGGCAAACTCGATCCTACGCTCGTCGCCACCATCCACGATAAGCGGGTCTGGTTCTACTGGGTCGCGCGTAAGGTCAAACACGATGTCGCGGTCAAGGTGCGCGCGCTCGATATGCCGGGCATCCAGCTCAAGCAAGAAGATACCGGCCGCCGCATCGATATCGTCGGCGATATGGCTTCCACGATCTTGGGCTTCGTCGGTACCGATGAGAACGGGCTCGACGGCGTCGAATATTATTACGATCGCTATCTCAAGGGTCGCTCCGGCAAGGTAACGCTCGAGACCGACGAGTATGGCCGTCCGCTCCCGTTCGGGCGCGAGACGATCATCAAGCCCGCGCAGCCCGGGCTCAATATCGAACTCACGATCGATTCGTATCTGCAATTCGAAACCGAAGAAGCGCTCGATCAGCAAGTGCGCAAGTTCCACGCGAGCGACGGCACCGCGATCGTGATGGATCCGCAGACCGGCGCGGTGCTGGCGATGGCGAACGTCCCGCACTTCGATCCCAATCATTTCTGGAAGTACTCGTACAACCAAGAGCGCGACCGCGCGGTGATGGATGCCTACGAGCCGGGCTCCACCTTCAAGCTCGTTACCGCGGCCGCCGCGATCGAGTCGGGTAAAGTAACGCCGCAATCGCGCTTCCCGGCGCACGATACGCTTGCCGTCGGCGGCCACGTCATCCACAACGCGGAAGACGGCTTCATGGCGGGCACCGGCGGCAGCGAGACGCTCGAGCAGATCATCGAATACTCGCATAACGTCGGCGCGGCCGAAGTGGGCATGTCGATCGGCGCGCACACGTTTTATGCGATGGAGCGGAAAGCGGGCTTCGGCACGTCCACCCACATCGGCTTGCCCGGCGAAAACCCCGGCATCGTCCCGCCGCCGTCGCAGTGGAGCGATTCGTCGCTTGCGACGATGTCGTTCGGGCAGGGCGTCTCCATCACGCCGCTGGCGCTCACGCGTTATTATTGCGCGATCGCGAACGGCGGCATTTTGCTGCGCCCGCGCATCTTGCACGCGGTCCTCAGCGCGAAGGGCCGCCTCATCTATCAATACGGGCCCGAAATCGAACGGCGCATCTTCTCGGCGAAGACGGCGGCGATTCTGCGCGGCTATTTGCGCGCCGTGGTGGTGCGCGGTACGGGCGATCCGTCCGCGCAGATCCCGGGGTACACGACCGCCGGCAAAACCGGCACCGCGCAGATGGTGGAGAACGGCGTATACCAACCCGGCGCGTACGTCGCATCCTTCATCGGCATGATTCCGGCGAATCATCCCAAGTACGTAATCTTGGTGAAAATTTCGCGCCCGGTCGGGTCGTATTACGGCAGCGTCGTCGCGGCGCCGGCGTTCGTGCGCATCGCGCGCGCGGCGATGTTGCACGATGGCATCTTGCCCACCGGCATGCGCGCGGACGACGGTACGCAAGTGATGGTGACGCCGCATGCCCAATAGCGTCCGCGTTGCCGATGTGTTGCAGCGCCTTCCGGCGAGCACGCTGGTGGTGGGCGACCGCGATCGCGCGGTCACGTCGCTGGAGATCGATTCGCGGCGCGTGGTGATCGGCGCGCTCTTCGTCGCGTTGCGAGGGCAACACGCGGACGGGCACGCGTTCGTCGATCAGGCGCTCGTGCGCGGTGCGGCCGCCATCGTGCTCGAGATGGGCGCGTCGGTGCCGCAGCGCCCGAACGTCACCTACCTGTACGTGCCGAACGCGCGTCGCGCACTCTCGGCCATCGCCGCCGCCTTTTACGGCGATCCGTCGCGCGAGCTCGACGTGATCGGCGTTACCGGTACGAACGGCAAAACCACCACCACGCGCATGATCGCGGCCATTCTCGAAACCGGCGGGATTTCGTGCGGCATCATCGGCACCGTCGGCGCGGAGCTCGGCGAGCGGCGGTGGCCGCTGGAACACACGACGCCGCAGCCGCCGGAGCTGCACGCGATCCTGGCCGAGATGCGCGGCGCGGGTGCGCGGGCCGTGGCGTTGGAGGTGAGTTCGCATGCGCTCGCGCTCGACCGCGTCGAAGACGTCCATTTTCGGGTGGCGGCGCTCACGAACGTGACGCGCGACCATCTCGATTTTCACCAAACGCTCGAAGCATACGCCGCGGCGAAACGGCACCTTTTCACCATGGCTGATGCTGCCGTATTGAACCTCGATGACGCGCACGGCAGGCAGTGGCACACCGATGTGGGCGCGCGCATTCCCACCCTCACCTACGCGCTCGATGCGCCGGCCGATCTGCATCCTACCGCGGTGCGCATCGCACCAAACGGCAGCACGTTCACGCTCGACGGTACGGCGTTCGCGGTCAAGCTGCCGGGGCGTTTTAACGTTGCCAACGCGCTCGCCGCCATCGGCGTGGCGCGCACGCTCGGCGTCGGCGATGCGGCCAGCGCGCGCGGATTGGCGGAGTTGGTGCGGGTGCCCGGGCGCATGGAACACTTGCGCGGACGCGATATCGACGTCGTGATCGATTACGCGCACACGCCCGACGCGCTGGCAAATGCGCTGGCCGCGTTGCGCGAGACATCGACCGGAAAGTTAGCGGTGGTATTCGGCTGCGGCGGCGATCGCGACCGCGGAAAGCGCCCCGAGATGGGGGCCGTTGCGGCTCGCGTCGCCGATCGCATCTACATTACGAGCGACAATCCGCGCTCGGAAGATCCGCGTGCGATTCTCGACGAGATTATTCCGGGCCTGGGCTCCCACGCGTTCGTTGCGGAGTTGGACCGGCGCGCGGCGATCGCGCAGGCGATCGATGAATCCGCCCCGGGCGATGTCGTGCTGATCGCCGGGAAGGGCCACGAATCGTATCAGCTCGTCGGCGATGACGTTCTGCCGTTCGACGATGCAACGGTCGCGCGCGAGGTGCTCCAACGATGAGCCTTTCGCTCGATAGCGCCCTCTCGGCGACGAAGGCCGAGCTCTTCGACGGAGCTCTAGCACCCGCGCTGCTGCGCATCGTCACCGATACGCGCACGATCGAGCGCGGCGATACGTTTCTGGCGCTGCGCGGAGAAAACTTCGACGGGCA
Above is a genomic segment from Candidatus Dormiibacterota bacterium containing:
- the istA gene encoding IS21 family transposase → MDFHTLRIQGLSIRKIAALRGVSRNAVRRALRSAQPPTGKRKRLKGLKLVPYVDTISAWLADPVKSLWTGERIFDELQLIGYTGGRTALKDHLQPLRRRPQPAEQRFFVRPGQQMQVDWGELGVIDCGPQRMKVYVFVAVLAWSRALFVRFTTDMQMLTWLDCHRHAFTFFGGVPNEVLVDNLKTAVASRAGKTVVWNKQYEEFAVAHQFMPKACWPARPKTKGRVERMVRYVRERFFIGRNARDLDLLNAEAEQWLVERANRRVHRITKQTPQSRLASEQPLLKSVPEYDLVLEEPRVADAYGLVHYRGVRYSVPEEFARMPVMLQLRRDGLTIMADGKAIWQHHYAPIGALLVQDPSHLPKPLAPRHDRFAELAQHIAREFGDLGHCYAALVEKRAPHAPLAVLREVLDRHDEFGRDVVAPILQSFVNAGVAKRGLLSQLCYRRCPVPRLSRRSTRIPAIAVEQRSLAVYDQVAI
- a CDS encoding helix-turn-helix transcriptional regulator; protein product: MKKILRSPVFLPEVTTMAVRNCLQRVREEQGLSREEVAVRANVTRQTIRLIEQHRVSPTIDVAYRIAAAVHLSIGELFEFTDEPSPSLAKKLLKTAKGVGEGLLVSVAMVVAVFLAGVAVVSVQAKQAYAAGDYQEASIDDQVVGTLWDPFRTRAEYQALHAGSRMHIGIDHNARTPVPSRASCSTWLGRYGPVVDRSKVSGLLGRVLHADAADCLDRVGATQAAFQEREALIAHPGMVLARSAATDFAEEFQSAFAAEQMRDNADALQFLELAHTLHPALFARVFGPQKGKSPYELQQLQPLVKSKFANNRKQSTAGA
- the mraZ gene encoding division/cell wall cluster transcriptional repressor MraZ: MHAELPRFTGSVEHALDEKGRLIVPARFRERLGAGFVLTIAEPDPCLALFPSATWAAFCTRLEEAPRKDERFRRFVRHLFAHTEEVTCDAQGRLLIPAQLRAYASIDREVISIGTLTRVEIWAKERYNAYAAPEGEVAEFMADLGLY
- the rsmH gene encoding 16S rRNA (cytosine(1402)-N(4))-methyltransferase RsmH — translated: MSHISVMLEPALEYLAIRPDGIYVDATFGAGGHTAAMLQRISGGRVIALDADPGAAERAAQIAHPRLTFVNANFRELSRVLSGLNIPSVDGVLFDLGVSSMQVDEAQRGFSFSKSAPLDMRMNPYEGRSAYDVLATASETELADIFFHFGEERAARRIARAVVDRRNSGRLPETTTEFAQMVAGVVHRPGHRERVHPATRVFQALRIAVNDELGALKEGLNAATGALHEAGRIVAISFHSLEDRIVKQTFRDDERLQVLTKKPIGPSDDEIGENPRARSAKLRAAQRKAS
- a CDS encoding penicillin-binding protein 2 — translated: MHNRAFARIAPMRAKVFFYIMAAVAVFLAWRLYSVQVMQGPVLAREALAQRSDTVDVFARRGSILDRNGAVLVRSLPSESVYVVPHDITDPDLAVQKLQGIFGKLDPTLVATIHDKRVWFYWVARKVKHDVAVKVRALDMPGIQLKQEDTGRRIDIVGDMASTILGFVGTDENGLDGVEYYYDRYLKGRSGKVTLETDEYGRPLPFGRETIIKPAQPGLNIELTIDSYLQFETEEALDQQVRKFHASDGTAIVMDPQTGAVLAMANVPHFDPNHFWKYSYNQERDRAVMDAYEPGSTFKLVTAAAAIESGKVTPQSRFPAHDTLAVGGHVIHNAEDGFMAGTGGSETLEQIIEYSHNVGAAEVGMSIGAHTFYAMERKAGFGTSTHIGLPGENPGIVPPPSQWSDSSLATMSFGQGVSITPLALTRYYCAIANGGILLRPRILHAVLSAKGRLIYQYGPEIERRIFSAKTAAILRGYLRAVVVRGTGDPSAQIPGYTTAGKTGTAQMVENGVYQPGAYVASFIGMIPANHPKYVILVKISRPVGSYYGSVVAAPAFVRIARAAMLHDGILPTGMRADDGTQVMVTPHAQ
- a CDS encoding UDP-N-acetylmuramoyl-L-alanyl-D-glutamate--2,6-diaminopimelate ligase, producing the protein MPNSVRVADVLQRLPASTLVVGDRDRAVTSLEIDSRRVVIGALFVALRGQHADGHAFVDQALVRGAAAIVLEMGASVPQRPNVTYLYVPNARRALSAIAAAFYGDPSRELDVIGVTGTNGKTTTTRMIAAILETGGISCGIIGTVGAELGERRWPLEHTTPQPPELHAILAEMRGAGARAVALEVSSHALALDRVEDVHFRVAALTNVTRDHLDFHQTLEAYAAAKRHLFTMADAAVLNLDDAHGRQWHTDVGARIPTLTYALDAPADLHPTAVRIAPNGSTFTLDGTAFAVKLPGRFNVANALAAIGVARTLGVGDAASARGLAELVRVPGRMEHLRGRDIDVVIDYAHTPDALANALAALRETSTGKLAVVFGCGGDRDRGKRPEMGAVAARVADRIYITSDNPRSEDPRAILDEIIPGLGSHAFVAELDRRAAIAQAIDESAPGDVVLIAGKGHESYQLVGDDVLPFDDATVAREVLQR